A stretch of the uncultured Trichococcus sp. genome encodes the following:
- a CDS encoding DNA-deoxyinosine glycosylase, with amino-acid sequence MAPVIDPHAKVLVLGSMPGAKSLEAQHYYGNPRNHFWEIIFSLLGEEDPMAYEDRLSLLKKHHVALWDVIHSCYREGSLDSAIKEEHPNDLKTLLREHPQIRVIAFNGGKAYRSYKKHFGLNEDSGLVYLPLPSTSPMRGKHVKTLPEKLEAWSMLAEYL; translated from the coding sequence ATGGCACCTGTCATTGATCCGCATGCCAAGGTCCTGGTTCTGGGATCGATGCCCGGCGCGAAGTCGCTGGAAGCACAGCACTATTACGGGAACCCGAGGAACCATTTCTGGGAAATCATTTTCTCCCTTCTCGGGGAAGAGGATCCGATGGCCTACGAAGATCGCCTTTCGCTTCTGAAAAAACATCATGTCGCCCTCTGGGATGTCATCCATTCCTGTTACCGCGAAGGTAGCCTCGATTCGGCCATCAAAGAGGAACATCCGAACGACTTGAAGACTCTGCTGCGCGAACATCCCCAGATCAGGGTCATCGCCTTCAACGGCGGAAAAGCTTACCGCAGCTACAAAAAGCATTTCGGACTGAATGAGGACTCCGGCTTGGTCTACCTGCCGCTCCCCTCGACCAGCCCGATGCGCGGCAAGCATGTCAAAACACTGCCGGAGAAACTGGAGGCTTGGTCGATGCTGGCGGAGTATCTTTGA
- the trpD gene encoding anthranilate phosphoribosyltransferase, with the protein MLEIKETKQTEEILPQDSMKAAIDKLVKKEELSPQLTRTIMHQIMSGQASPVQIASYLTAMRMKGETAGEISASAEVMRDFSNKVRTKKTALDIVGTGGDQAFTFNISTVSSFVIAAAGIPVAKHGNRSSSSKCGSADVLEELGVNIEASAQHSETMLEEFGMCFMYAQKYHPSMKHAAPVRKEMGVRTIFNVLGPLANPANANMQLLGVYDVALVDTMAEVLNQLQMERALVFGGNDGLDEITLTTTSEVAELRDGKVTHFTFDPKDYGFEYCTSEDLVGGEPSENAAIALAILSGEKGPKRDTVLLNAGMAIYLANDDYTIADGIKRAAELIDSGAALGKLKQFITASQEATK; encoded by the coding sequence ATGCTAGAGATAAAAGAGACGAAACAGACCGAAGAAATTCTCCCGCAAGACAGCATGAAAGCCGCTATCGATAAACTAGTGAAAAAAGAAGAACTTTCCCCGCAATTGACGAGGACCATCATGCACCAGATCATGAGCGGTCAAGCTAGTCCGGTCCAGATCGCATCTTATCTGACTGCTATGCGCATGAAAGGCGAGACGGCCGGAGAAATCAGCGCTTCCGCTGAAGTGATGCGGGATTTTTCCAATAAAGTACGGACCAAGAAGACGGCATTGGACATCGTCGGAACCGGTGGCGATCAAGCCTTCACTTTCAATATCTCAACCGTCTCTTCCTTTGTTATCGCAGCCGCAGGGATCCCGGTGGCGAAACACGGTAACCGCAGTTCCTCAAGCAAATGCGGCAGCGCGGATGTGCTGGAAGAACTAGGTGTGAACATCGAAGCCAGCGCGCAGCACAGCGAAACGATGCTGGAAGAATTCGGGATGTGTTTCATGTATGCCCAAAAATATCATCCTTCAATGAAGCATGCGGCACCCGTCAGGAAAGAAATGGGCGTCCGGACGATCTTTAACGTCCTTGGGCCATTGGCGAATCCTGCCAATGCGAATATGCAATTGCTCGGTGTATACGATGTTGCGTTAGTGGACACGATGGCCGAGGTGCTGAACCAATTGCAGATGGAACGGGCGCTTGTCTTCGGCGGCAATGACGGTCTGGATGAAATCACTTTGACCACAACATCGGAAGTCGCGGAGCTGCGCGACGGCAAGGTCACCCACTTCACGTTCGATCCGAAAGACTATGGTTTCGAGTACTGCACGAGCGAAGATCTCGTAGGCGGTGAACCATCTGAGAATGCCGCAATCGCCTTGGCTATCTTAAGTGGCGAAAAAGGACCAAAGCGCGATACCGTGCTTTTGAACGCCGGTATGGCCATCTATTTGGCCAATGACGATTACACGATCGCTGACGGCATCAAGCGCGCTGCTGAATTGATCGACAGCGGAGCGGCACTTGGGAAATTAAAGCAATTCATCACTGCATCACAGGAGGCGACAAAATGA
- the trpC gene encoding indole-3-glycerol phosphate synthase TrpC: MILDDIIAATKIRVEKAKQAIPLEEMKQAALALPINRDFPFQKALSGDGIRFICECKKASPSKGVIVEDFPYLEIAKAYEAAGASAISVLTEPDFFRGENRFLTEIKQAVSLPVIRKDFIIDAYQIYEAKVIGADAVLLIATILTEKELDAFQRLAHELGLSALVEAHTEEELLKALRTNPKIVGVNNRDLKTFKVDIQQSIRLRALVPDDILFVAESGISERQQVIELEEGNVDAILIGETMMVSPDKKGMLDRLRGIG, from the coding sequence ATGATATTGGACGACATCATAGCAGCGACAAAGATACGGGTGGAAAAAGCCAAACAGGCCATCCCACTGGAAGAAATGAAGCAAGCCGCCTTGGCGTTGCCGATCAATCGGGATTTCCCATTCCAAAAGGCGCTCTCCGGAGACGGGATCCGCTTCATCTGCGAATGCAAGAAGGCATCCCCTTCGAAAGGCGTGATTGTGGAAGATTTCCCTTACCTCGAAATCGCCAAGGCCTACGAAGCAGCAGGTGCATCCGCAATCTCGGTATTGACGGAGCCCGATTTTTTCCGAGGCGAAAATCGCTTCCTGACGGAAATAAAACAGGCCGTATCTCTTCCGGTCATCCGCAAAGATTTCATCATCGACGCCTACCAGATCTATGAGGCGAAGGTCATCGGCGCGGATGCGGTGCTGTTGATCGCGACCATCCTGACGGAAAAAGAGTTGGACGCCTTCCAGCGCTTGGCCCACGAACTGGGGCTTTCGGCCCTGGTGGAGGCACACACCGAAGAAGAGCTCCTGAAAGCGTTGCGGACGAATCCGAAAATCGTCGGTGTCAACAACCGCGATCTGAAGACTTTCAAAGTGGACATCCAGCAGTCCATCAGGCTGCGCGCGCTGGTGCCGGATGATATCCTTTTCGTGGCCGAAAGCGGCATTTCGGAAAGGCAGCAAGTCATCGAATTGGAAGAGGGCAACGTCGATGCCATCCTGATCGGCGAAACGATGATGGTCTCGCCGGACAAAAAAGGCATGCTCGATCGCCTGCGGGGAATCGGCTGA
- a CDS encoding phosphoribosylanthranilate isomerase has protein sequence MTKVKICGLKRVEDAEMLNELNPDFAGFIFAPSKRQISLEQALKIRAALDEAIPAVGVFVNEPIENIVTIVESRAIQIVQLHGDEDDNYIEELGKRITLPIIKAVAVKDAADVKKEYAADILLYDTYQSGVAGGTGKTFNWDLLKEATHPFFLAGGLHAGNLEAAIRQVQPYAVDISSGVETDGVKDFEKIRAVMEIIGRSIK, from the coding sequence ATGACCAAGGTGAAAATCTGCGGCCTGAAGCGCGTCGAGGATGCCGAAATGCTGAACGAGCTGAACCCGGATTTTGCGGGCTTCATTTTCGCCCCCAGCAAGCGCCAGATTTCGTTGGAGCAGGCGCTGAAGATCAGGGCAGCTCTGGATGAAGCCATTCCGGCAGTCGGCGTTTTCGTCAACGAACCGATTGAAAACATCGTCACCATTGTGGAAAGTCGAGCGATCCAAATCGTGCAGCTCCACGGCGATGAGGATGATAATTATATAGAAGAGTTGGGCAAGCGGATCACGCTTCCGATCATCAAAGCGGTCGCGGTCAAGGACGCCGCTGATGTCAAGAAGGAATACGCTGCCGATATCCTCCTCTATGACACGTACCAGAGCGGCGTGGCTGGCGGGACCGGAAAGACATTCAACTGGGACTTGCTGAAAGAAGCCACGCACCCATTCTTCCTGGCGGGAGGCCTGCATGCAGGCAACCTCGAAGCGGCCATCCGACAGGTGCAGCCATACGCAGTGGACATCTCGAGCGGTGTCGAAACGGACGGCGTGAAGGATTTTGAAAAAATCAGAGCAGTAATGGAAATCATTGGGAGGTCAATAAAATGA
- the trpB gene encoding tryptophan synthase subunit beta, whose product MKSYFGAHGGQFIPETLMNACLELSEAFFRFSEDPEFKKELNNLLDNYAGRPSRLYFAEKMTKNLGGAKIYLKREDLNHTGSHKINNALGQVLLAKKMGKKRIIAETGAGQHGVATATAAALLDMECVVYMGEEDTQRQALNVFRMELLGTKVIPVTSGTATLKDAVNEAMKDWASTFEESHYCIGSVMGPHPFPTMVRDFQKIIGEETKAQLAQAEGKLPDVVMACVGGGSNAIGTFYDFIGDESVRLIGCEAAGRGIHTQDTAATIATGTPGIFHGMKSYFCQDEYGQIAPVYSISAGLDYPGIGPEHADLFDRGRAEYVSVTDDEAVAAFEYLSRMEGIIPAIESSHAIAHAMALAPTLDPEKVIVICLSGRGDKDVAAIARYKGVDIYE is encoded by the coding sequence ATGAAAAGTTATTTTGGAGCACATGGGGGACAGTTCATTCCCGAAACTTTGATGAACGCTTGCTTGGAACTGTCGGAAGCTTTTTTCCGATTCAGTGAGGATCCGGAATTCAAAAAAGAATTGAACAATCTGTTGGACAACTACGCAGGCAGGCCATCACGCCTCTATTTCGCAGAAAAGATGACGAAGAACCTCGGTGGAGCGAAAATCTACCTGAAACGTGAAGATTTGAACCACACGGGTTCGCATAAGATCAACAATGCGCTCGGTCAAGTGTTGTTGGCCAAGAAGATGGGCAAAAAACGCATCATCGCCGAGACCGGCGCCGGCCAGCATGGCGTGGCAACCGCCACAGCAGCGGCGCTTCTGGATATGGAGTGCGTCGTCTACATGGGCGAAGAGGACACCCAGCGCCAAGCCTTGAACGTGTTCCGGATGGAATTATTGGGCACGAAAGTGATTCCCGTGACGAGCGGTACAGCCACCCTCAAGGATGCTGTCAACGAAGCGATGAAGGATTGGGCTTCCACGTTTGAAGAGTCGCATTACTGCATCGGCTCGGTCATGGGGCCGCATCCATTCCCGACCATGGTCCGCGATTTCCAGAAAATCATCGGGGAAGAAACCAAAGCCCAATTGGCCCAAGCGGAAGGCAAGTTGCCGGATGTCGTGATGGCTTGCGTCGGTGGCGGTTCGAATGCGATCGGGACTTTCTATGACTTCATCGGAGATGAAAGTGTGCGGCTGATCGGCTGCGAAGCTGCCGGCAGAGGCATCCACACTCAGGATACGGCTGCGACGATTGCGACCGGTACCCCCGGCATTTTCCATGGCATGAAATCGTATTTCTGCCAGGATGAATACGGCCAGATCGCTCCTGTTTACTCGATATCGGCAGGTTTGGACTATCCGGGCATCGGGCCCGAGCATGCGGATCTCTTTGACCGTGGCCGCGCCGAGTATGTTTCGGTGACGGATGACGAAGCAGTCGCTGCCTTCGAATACCTGTCGCGGATGGAAGGGATCATCCCGGCCATCGAAAGTTCGCATGCGATTGCGCATGCCATGGCTTTGGCACCGACGTTGGACCCGGAAAAGGTCATCGTCATCTGTCTGTCGGGCCGTGGGGACAAGGACGTTGCGGCAATCGCAAGATACAAGGGAGTGGACATCTATGAATAA